CGACGAAGGCCAGGCCGTGGGTGTACGTGAGTGCCGCCTCGCGAGCGCGGCCGACCCGGGCGAGCAGATCCGCCTTGCGCCGGGCTTCCCGGTGCGTCCGCGGTTCGGCGGGGCCCAGGGCCGCCAGCGCCCGGTCGAAGAGATCCCGCGCCGTGGCGCTCTCTCCCGCGGCCTGCCGGAGTTCGCCCTCGAACGCGAGGCTCTCCGCCGTGGCGCCCGGCCCGGCGTTCAGCACCGCGAGGGCGGCCGCGGCCTCGGCGGGCGCGGTGGGCGCGACGAGCGTGGCCAGGAGCGACAACGACCGCGGGTGGTACGGTCGGTCCTTCAGGCGCTCGCGGAGCAAATCGATCGCCTCGCCGGTGCGGCCCGCATGGTGCGCCACGAATGCGCAGTCGGCCGCCAGGTCGGGATCGCCCCGCCGCAGTTCCGCAAGGAAGCGGAAGTGCGGCAGGGCGCGCGCGAAGTCCTTCTCGGCGACGAGCAGGTAAGCCAGACGCGTGCGGGCGGCTTCGTCCGCGGGCGAGAGCGCCACGAGGGGTTCGAAGTCCCGCGCGGCCTCCCCCGTCCGGCCGGCTCCGTCCCGCGCTGGCGCGAGCAGGCGCAGCGGCGCCGGGGCCGGTTGCCCCACGCTTCGCGACCGGCGCGCATCGCCGGCGTCGAGTCGGAGCCGCACCACATCGCGCACCGGGGCCGAGGGTGCCGCGGGGACCTGCCGCTCCGGCTTTCGCGCCCGTTCCCGCGGCGCGGGCGCCGGGTCGCGAATGAACGCCACCTGCGCGGGAGCCGGAATCAGGGCGTAGGCTACCGCCGAGCCGGCCATCACCGCCCCGAGCAATCGCAGGTAAGCCGCACGGGTCATGGCGCCACTTCCGGCAGGCGGTCGAGAGAGATGGTCGCGACGTACGGGCGGAAGCCGGCACGGGACGCGGCTTCGCGCACCCAGGTCCGCGTTGCCTCGTCGTCGCGTTCCGCGTACTCGAGCGGCAGGACCGGCAAGCGGTACCGGTCGCGGACGTCCCGCAAGAGGGCCTCCCGCAGAGCAGCCTCGCCGGCGGTCCGCCGGAGGTAGGCGCCGGAGGAGAAATCGTAGTTCGTCCAGACCGACTCGACGATCACGGCATCGATGTGCGGGGCGATCGACGAAAGCAACGCCAGCCCGCCGTTGGCGACGATGAAGGCGCCGGGCTGGCGGCGCCTGAGGTCCGCCACGAGGTCGCTCATGGCGGCCATGGCGCCGGCGGCTCCGGCGTGTTCCAGGGCCGCCGCGTCGTCGAGGGTATCGAGGAGGAAGCCCTGGAAGCCCCGGGCCGTGATGGCGGGCGCCAGGTCGTTAACGACCAGCGCCCGCCACAGGCCCGAGCGGGGATCGACTCGCCATGCGTCCGGCCACGTCGGGCTCGCATCCAGGAGGATGCCCGCGGCGCGGGCATCCTCCCAGTACGGGCGGCTGCGGTGGATCTGGCCCAGGCTGAGGTAGCCCAGGGGCCGCGTGCCCTGCTTGCGGAGCGCCGCCAGGTCGGGGGCGTGGTCGGGCTCGAGGGCCACCACGTCGTATCCCGCCAGGACGGCCGGTTCGGGCACCGGGGCGTATACCACGGCCCACTGCCCGACGTCCGCGCTATGGCAGCGCGCGCCGCACAGGAATGCGCCGGCCCATGCCAGCAATCCAGTCAATGTGTGCTGATACATCTCTTAGTGCTACGCGAGCCCGCCCCGCTATTGGGCCAGGGTGGGCCGCTGTCGAACTCCCGGGGCCGATGGTAGGACCAATGCCGGGCCGCTCCCTCGGCCATCTGGCCAAGGCAATTCGTCGCCGCGGCTCCGGGCGGGTATGAGGGAAGCGTCGCGCTACCGGTTCGCGCGGCTGGAGGGTTGTTCGATTCCGCTCATCCTGGATACGCTCGCCTCCTACGTTCCAGCCTTGGTGGCCCGGCGGTTCGCCAGGGATCCGCGCGCCCTGGTGGGGCCGGAGTTCGAGCGGATCCCCGCGGCCGTGCTGCTTGCCGACATCTCGGGCTTCACGCGCCTTTCCGAGCGCCTGGCGGCCGGCGGGCCGGCCGGCACCGAGGAGCTCACGCGCCTCCTCAACGCCTACTTCGGACCGGTGATCGACCTGATCGCGGCGCATGGCGGCGACGTGGTGAAGTTCGCCGGCGACGCGCTTCTGGCGGTGTGGCCCGGGACGGGCGGCGATCTCCGCGAGGGCGTGGTGCGCGCCGCGGCTTGCGCCGGCCGCTTGCATGGCGCGGTGGGCGAGCGGCCCGAGGGCCTCGCGCTGCGTGTGGCGGTCGGCGCGGGGGACCTGCATGTCGCCCACCTCGGGGGAGTCTACGGCCGGTGGGAGGTCGTCTTCGCGGGTGCGGCCCTTACGGGCATGGCAAGCGCGCTCGCGGCCGGGGAACCGGGCCAGACGGTCCTGACGGCGGCGGCGGCGGTCGAAGCGCCGCTCTGGGCACGGGGCCGGGACCTCGGCGGCGGGGCATGGCTGCTGGAAGCCGTGCGCGAGCCGCCGCCGCCGGTGCCGCTTGCCGTGCCCGACCTTCCGGCCGAGGCCGAACCGGCGGTGCGCACCTACCTGCCCGGGGCGATCCGGCAGCGCCTGGACGCCTACCAGGCCGCCTGGCTCTCGGAACTGCGCCAGGTGACCGTGCTTTTCGTGAACCTGCCCGAGCTGGCCACGCCGGGGCAGGCGCCCGACTTCGCCCAGGAGGTCATGCATGCGATCCAGACCGCCCTGTACCGCTACGAGGGGAGCATCAACAAGCTGAGCGTGGACGACAAGGGGATCTCCCTGGTGGCGGCGCTGGGGCTGCCGCCGCTCGCGCACGAGGACGATCCGGCCCGGGGAGTCCGCGCGGCCCGGGATGTCAGCGCGCGCCTGGGCGACCTCGGGCAGCGCTGCGCCATCGGAATAGCGACCGGGCGTGTGTTCTGCGGAGAAGTAGGCAACGCCCGCCGGCGGGAATACACGATGATCGGCGACACGGTGAACCTGGCGGCCCGCCTGATGCAGCATGCCGGCGACGGGATCCTGTGCGACGCGCCGACGGCGTCGGGCGCGCGCGGCCGCCTCTCGTTCGAGCCCCTTGCGGCCCTCGAGCTCAAGGGCAAGGCCGAGCCCGTGCCCGTCTTCCGGCCGGCCGACGCCCCCGCGGCCTCCTCGGCGCCCGCCGCCGGCCGGCTGGACATGGTCGGCCGCGCGGCCGAGCGAGCGCTCCTGCTGGACTGCCTGACCAGGCTGGAGGAGGGGGCGGGGGTCGGCCCCGTGATCGTCTCGGGCGAGGCCGGGATCGGGAAGTCGCTGCTGGTGGCCGGCTTCCTGGCGGAGGCGACGGAGCGGGGGATCGGTTGCCTGGTCGGCGCCGGGGATCCGGTCGAGAAGAACACGCCCTTCTTCGCGTGGCGGCGCGTCTTCGCCGATCTGCTCGATTCGGCCGCGTTGCCCGCCGAACCGGCGGCGCGTCGTTCCCAATTGGCGGCGGCGCTGGGGCCGGACGCCGATCTGGCGCCCTTGCTTTCGGCGGTCTTGCCGCTGGACATCCCGGACAGCGACCTGACCGGCGCCATGACCGGCAAGGTGCGGGGCGAGAACACCCGCGACCTGCTGGCCCGGCTCCTGGCGCGCTCCGCCGCGACGAAGCCGCTGGCGGTGGTGATCGAGGACGCCCACTGGCTCGACTCGGCCTCCTGGGCGCTGGCGGCCTGCATCCATTGCTGCGGGCCAAGGGTCATGCTGCTGATCGCGACGCGCCCGCCGGGCGACGCCGTGCCCGCCGGCCTGCGCGATCTGGCGGCCGGGCCGGATGCGGTCGGGATAGCCCTCGAGGTGCTGACCCCGGAGGAGGCCGTCGAACTGGTTTGCCGGCGCCTCGGGGTGAGCGCGCTTCCGGTGCCGGTTGCCCGCCTCATCCGCGAGCGCGCCCATGGCCACCCGTTCTTCAGCGAGGAAATCGCGTACGCGCTGCGCGACGCCGGCATCCTGGAGGTGGCGGGCGAAAGCTGCACTCTCGCCGCCTCCGCCGGAGACCTGGCCGGCGTGGACCTGCCCGCGACGGTGGAGGGCATCATCACGAGCCGCATCGATCGCCTGCAGGCCGGCCAGCAGCTGGCGCTCAAGGTGGCGAGCGTGATCGGGCGGGTCTTTCCCTACCAGGCCCTCGATGCGGTGTTTCCGGTTGCCGAGGACCGGCCGCGCCTCCGCGAGCACCTGGGCGCTCTCGATCGCCTGGATCTGACCCTGCTGGATTCGCCCGAGCCTGATCTCGCCTACCTCTTCAAGCACGCGATCACCCGGGAAGTGGCTTACAACCTCCTGCTCTTCTCGCAGCGCGAGGAAGTGCATCGCCGCGTGGCCGAGTGGTACGAAGGGGCGTTCGCCGGCGATCTCGGCCCGCACTACCCGCTCCTGGCGCATCACTGGCTGCGCGCCGGCGCCGCGGACCGCGCGGTCCACTACTCGGCACTGGCCGGCGAGCAAGCCCTCCGCGACTACGCCTACCCCGAGGCCATCGGCTTCTACGAGCAGGCCCTGGCGCTGGCGCCGGCCGCCGACCGGGCGGATCGCTCCGAGTGGGAGGGCCGCATCGGCCGGGCCCTCTGCGGGCTGGGGCGCATCGCCGAGGCGCGCGACCGCCTGGCGCGCTCGCTGGAGCTGGCCGGGTACTCGCTGCCCGCGTCGCCGCGAGCGGCGGGCGGCGCGTTCCTGCGCGAACTGCTCGCGCGCGTGGGCCGGCGGGCCTTGCGCGCGCTGGGGTGGCGGGAGGCGCCCCTGGCGGCCGCGCGCGCTCGCGAACTCGCGACCGTGGGCCTGGAGCTTTGCGACGTCTTCTACTACCTCAACGACCCGAACAGCAGCGGCCTCGCCCTCCTGCTGGCGGCAAGGCAGGCCGAGGTCTCGGGTCCATGCAAGGAGGCGGCGCAGGCGTACGTGATGCTGGCCGTGCTCGCATCGCTCGCGACGCTCCAACGCCTCGCCGCCGCTTACCTGGCGGCCGCCCGGCGGGCGATGCCGGCCGGGGACACCGGGACCGAGGCGTACCTGCTGATCCGCGGCGCCTTGCTGGCGCACATCCAGGGGCGCTTCGCCGACGTGGTGGCCGACAGCGAGGCCGCGCTCGCACTGTGCGCGAGGCTCGGCGACTGGCGCCAGGACACCGCCGCACGCATGCAGATCGGCATGGTCGCCTGGAGCCGCGACGATCTGGCGACCTTGCGCGCCCAGGGCACGCGCCTGGCCGAGTCGGGAGCGGCGCGCGGCGACGCGCAGGCGCAGAGCGTCGGGGCGATGTTCGTGGCGGTCTCCCACCTCTTCACGGGTGACGCGGCCGAGGCCCTGGAACTGCTGGACGCCGCCGCCGGGCCGCTGGCCGCGAGCCACGATCGCCTCAACGCCATCTGCCACGCGGCGCTGC
This genomic window from Candidatus Tanganyikabacteria bacterium contains:
- a CDS encoding endo alpha-1,4 polygalactosaminidase, yielding MTGLLAWAGAFLCGARCHSADVGQWAVVYAPVPEPAVLAGYDVVALEPDHAPDLAALRKQGTRPLGYLSLGQIHRSRPYWEDARAAGILLDASPTWPDAWRVDPRSGLWRALVVNDLAPAITARGFQGFLLDTLDDAAALEHAGAAGAMAAMSDLVADLRRRQPGAFIVANGGLALLSSIAPHIDAVIVESVWTNYDFSSGAYLRRTAGEAALREALLRDVRDRYRLPVLPLEYAERDDEATRTWVREAASRAGFRPYVATISLDRLPEVAP
- a CDS encoding tetratricopeptide repeat protein; this encodes MTRAAYLRLLGAVMAGSAVAYALIPAPAQVAFIRDPAPAPRERARKPERQVPAAPSAPVRDVVRLRLDAGDARRSRSVGQPAPAPLRLLAPARDGAGRTGEAARDFEPLVALSPADEAARTRLAYLLVAEKDFARALPHFRFLAELRRGDPDLAADCAFVAHHAGRTGEAIDLLRERLKDRPYHPRSLSLLATLVAPTAPAEAAAALAVLNAGPGATAESLAFEGELRQAAGESATARDLFDRALAALGPAEPRTHREARRKADLLARVGRAREAALTYTHGLAFV
- a CDS encoding AAA family ATPase — translated: MREASRYRFARLEGCSIPLILDTLASYVPALVARRFARDPRALVGPEFERIPAAVLLADISGFTRLSERLAAGGPAGTEELTRLLNAYFGPVIDLIAAHGGDVVKFAGDALLAVWPGTGGDLREGVVRAAACAGRLHGAVGERPEGLALRVAVGAGDLHVAHLGGVYGRWEVVFAGAALTGMASALAAGEPGQTVLTAAAAVEAPLWARGRDLGGGAWLLEAVREPPPPVPLAVPDLPAEAEPAVRTYLPGAIRQRLDAYQAAWLSELRQVTVLFVNLPELATPGQAPDFAQEVMHAIQTALYRYEGSINKLSVDDKGISLVAALGLPPLAHEDDPARGVRAARDVSARLGDLGQRCAIGIATGRVFCGEVGNARRREYTMIGDTVNLAARLMQHAGDGILCDAPTASGARGRLSFEPLAALELKGKAEPVPVFRPADAPAASSAPAAGRLDMVGRAAERALLLDCLTRLEEGAGVGPVIVSGEAGIGKSLLVAGFLAEATERGIGCLVGAGDPVEKNTPFFAWRRVFADLLDSAALPAEPAARRSQLAAALGPDADLAPLLSAVLPLDIPDSDLTGAMTGKVRGENTRDLLARLLARSAATKPLAVVIEDAHWLDSASWALAACIHCCGPRVMLLIATRPPGDAVPAGLRDLAAGPDAVGIALEVLTPEEAVELVCRRLGVSALPVPVARLIRERAHGHPFFSEEIAYALRDAGILEVAGESCTLAASAGDLAGVDLPATVEGIITSRIDRLQAGQQLALKVASVIGRVFPYQALDAVFPVAEDRPRLREHLGALDRLDLTLLDSPEPDLAYLFKHAITREVAYNLLLFSQREEVHRRVAEWYEGAFAGDLGPHYPLLAHHWLRAGAADRAVHYSALAGEQALRDYAYPEAIGFYEQALALAPAADRADRSEWEGRIGRALCGLGRIAEARDRLARSLELAGYSLPASPRAAGGAFLRELLARVGRRALRALGWREAPLAAARARELATVGLELCDVFYYLNDPNSSGLALLLAARQAEVSGPCKEAAQAYVMLAVLASLATLQRLAAAYLAAARRAMPAGDTGTEAYLLIRGALLAHIQGRFADVVADSEAALALCARLGDWRQDTAARMQIGMVAWSRDDLATLRAQGTRLAESGAARGDAQAQSVGAMFVAVSHLFTGDAAEALELLDAAAGPLAASHDRLNAICHAALQARAYLQLDRPAEAWVAAQRSAAWLLREGPTSLFPVEVAAILADVAFRLAEAGFAAPAGSLPAADLAGDAHAPGSRYLQSHGLPTWLHLAGRPALREFCRRVAGELRTYASISAVAKPHWLHARAQVAWLAGRPRKAIALWRAAIDAARTQGLARAEAQAARELASRERR